From the Deltaproteobacteria bacterium genome, the window GGTGTCCGGCTGAAAAAAACGGATGCGCCGCTGATCTTCGAGGGAAATCCGGCTGGCAGTGATATTGGCCACACACCCGCTCGCAAATTGGACCCGGACACTGGCAATGTCCACCTTATCCGTGAGAACGGGTACGCCGACGGCGTGGATTTGCTCGACCGGAGCATGTACGAAGCTGTGGATGATGTCCAAGTCGTGAATCATCAAGTCCAACACCACATCCACCTCTGTGCCCCGGTCGCGAAATGGGGTTAGGCGGTGGGATTCGATAAAAAGAGGAGTTCGAATCCTTTCCCGGGCAGCGAGGATGGCTGGGTTGAACCTTTCTAAATGTCCCACTTGCAAAAGGCGCCCATGTTTTTGGGCGGTGGCAATTAGATCTTCGGCTTCCCCAAGGGTTGATGATATTGGTTTTTCCAGCAACACATCGCTTCCGTTTTGTAAGAAGTCTTTGGCCACGCGATAGTGTTGGTCTGTTGGTACCACCACACTTACTGCGTCCACTCTCCCTAAAAGTCGACGATGATCGTCAAAGGCTGGGGCGCTTACTTTCTCAGCCCATACTTTGGCTCTTTCCAGGTTTAGGTCGACGAGGCCCGCAATTTCCACTCCGGGGATTTGGGCATATTTTTCCACATGGAATTTGCCCAGGTACCCGATTCCGACCACTCCCACCCTCAGTTTGCTTTGGGAAGACGACGACATTCTGCTTTTAAATTCCTATCAGGCAAAAATGATTCTTATTTGCTTCGCGAATGACCTTCTCGATATCGATGACAATCGTTTTTTGGGCATCTACCGCCAAAGCAGTGGCTCCGGCCTTTTTTAAAGTGCCAATGGTTGCCAGGCCAATTACGGGCAGATCCAGTCTAAGATCTTGTTGGGGTTTGACGACTTTAATCACGACGACATCCCCCTTCCCCAATTTTCCGCCCCGGCGGATGGCTTCGTCCGTTCCCTCGATGGCTTCGACAGCGAGGACCATCTGGTCTTTCACCACTATGCTCTGGCCCAGGTCAAGGCGACCCACCTTTTTGGCAATCCTCCATCCAAACTCGATATCGCGCTTTTCCCGTTCTGTGGGTTTTCTATCGGTCCAGCAGCCTCTCGGAGCCATGCTTTCCTGCAAAAAGGCAATCGGACTTTCCACTTTGATTCCTTCGCTTTCGATCTCCTTCGTAACGGCTCGTAAAATGGCATCATCCTTCTTGTCTGGAAGCTGGCCTAATATCTTGATCGCTCGCAGATCGGGCTGGGCGCGGGAAAAGAAATGCCGCTTGGAGATCCCACCCGCGAAAATCGCGCTTTGGGCCCCTTCTTGCAAAAGTAGGTCAATAATTTTACCCAGGGCACCGATTGGAACCCAATGAAGGGTATCGACATGGTATCGTAACTTTTTCTGGGTTTCGCCCAGATGTCCGATGGCCACTACCCGGTGACCTGCCGCTCGCATACTTTTGGCCAGAAGAATAGGAAGTTTACCGTTTCCGGCAATGAGGCCGATGGTTGGCTTCATCGACAGACGCCCCGTTTCGAACTTTTTAGAAAATCCAACAAATGCGTGATTTCTGGCAGGCGGGGAACGTCAGTTTCAACTTTTTCTATGGCCTTGTTCAGAATTAAATGCGAACGGAAAAGAATTCGATACGCCTGTTTTAAAGCAAAGAGGGTCGCTTCGGAAAAACGATGCCTCTTCAACCCCACCGTGTTTAACCCGAAAAGTTTAGCCCGGTTTCCCGCCGCGCACATGTAGGGAGGAATGTCTTTGGGGACGCCGGAAGCGCCTCCAATAATAGCATAGCACCCCACCCGCACGAACTGATGGATAGCCACGAGTCCCCCCACAATGGCAAAGTCCTCTACGTCGATATGGCCAGCCAGGGTGGAGGCATTGGCCATAATGACCTGATTGCCTACCTTGCAGTCATGGGCGATATGCGAATAGGCCATGATAAAATTTCCATGACCCAGTGTGGTGTTTCCCCCTCCTTCAACCGTGGCCCGGTGGATAGTTACAAATTCTCGAATAACGTTTTCATTCCCAATGGTCACCCGAGTGGGTTCCCCTCGATAGCGCATGTGTTGGGGTGCCGTTCCAATGGAAACGAAGGGAAATAGGTGGCACCGTTCTCCCACTTCGGTCCACCCTTCCACAACCACATGGGAATCAATCACAGTATCCTTCCCAATGCGCACGTTTTCGCCTATTAGGCTATAGGCCCCAATTTTTACGCCGGGAGCAATAGTTGCCCGGGGATGAACGATTGCTGTGGGATGAATATCCAAGGTTTACTCCTTAAAGCAATTAGGACGCAGATTTTCGCCGATAATCGCAGAAAAAGATTCTCTAAAAAAATCTTGATAATCTGTTTTAATCGGCGTCCAAAAAGATTTTTCTTTTCTTTGTCTCGTTTTATTCTTTGCCAATTTTTTCTTCGAGAGTCTTGATCTTTTTTTCCAGAGCCGCCAAAGCTCGCTTCATTTCCGGCAGTTTTTGGAAAACAGCTTGGGCCCTTAGCCATTCCCGATGGGGAAAAGCTAGAGTCCCAGATATCACTTGGCCCGGCGCCACGTCTTGGGCAACACCCGATTGCCCTCCGACCATCACCCCATCGCCGATCGTGATATGTCCGACTACCCCGACCTGTCCCCCCAAAGCCACGCGATTGCCTATCTTTGTACTTCCTGCAATACCTACCTGGGCCACGATAATCGTATCTTCCCCTACGGTTACATTATGCCCAATTTGGATCAGGTTGTCGGTCTTTACCCCCCTTTTAATCCAGGTCTTACCCATGGCGGCCCGATCGACTGCGCAGTTGGCTCCGATTTCCACCTCATCGTCCACTTGCACAATGCCCACCTGAGGAATCTTTACATAGCGGAATCCATCCCGGGCGAAACCGAACCCGTCGCTGCCAATGATGGTTCCCGCATGGACGATCACCCGCTTGCCGATGATACAGCGATCCATCACTACTACATTCGGGTAAAGGGCCGTTCCCTCTCCGACCCGGACCGATTCGCCGAGATAAACCCCGGGATAGAGAACGACCCGGTCATCAATCTGGCTTCCATTGCCGATGGAGACAAAAGGGTAAATGGAAACATCTCGTCCAATTTTTACGTCTCGGCCGATATGGGAACGAGGATCGATCCCTTTGGGAAATGGGGTTTGAAAAGAGAAAAAAGCCTGGATCTTGGCATAGGCCAGATAAGGATTCGGGGTGCGAATTAACGGTTTGGGGAAAGAAGGGAGAGATGAAGGTACAATCACGGCTGAAGCTCTCGTTTTTTCCAATCGGGGAATGGATTTAAGCTCGGCCAGAAAGCTGATTTCTCCTTCTTTGGCCTCCTCGAGGCTGGCCATGCCCGTGATTTCCAGAGTGCCGTCGCCCTCGACCGTACCCCCCACTAATGTTGCCAATTCTTCCAGCGTAGCTTTCTTCATGGTATCTCTTTTAGTGCCGCTCATTTCTGTTTCTGGTCTATCCGCTTAATCACTTCTTCAGTCAAATCCAGGGAGTTGGAAATGAAGAGGATGGTCGGTTGATTTTTTTCCAGGATGACGGTATATTTTCCTTCTTCACCCATTTGCTTGATAATCACCTCCACGTTTTTCAGGATACGCTCCGTAAATTCCCGGTCTTTCCTGCGCAGATCGTCCTCGTAATCCTTCTGCAAACGTTGCAGGTCGCGCAATTTCGTCTGGTAATCGCGGTCCTTTTCCCGGCGCACATTTTCACTCAGGACGGATCCCCGTTTCTCCAGGTCAACTTTGATTTTCTCCAGCTCCTTT encodes:
- a CDS encoding OmpH family outer membrane protein, whose amino-acid sequence is MKKVGILFLSWGLLMVFTSLTFAVEPLKIAYVDMQKALNYCEAGKEAKRQMTLEVEKMQKVFAGKQKELEKIKVDLEKRGSVLSENVRREKDRDYQTKLRDLQRLQKDYEDDLRRKDREFTERILKNVEVIIKQMGEEGKYTVILEKNQPTILFISNSLDLTEEVIKRIDQKQK
- the lpxA gene encoding acyl-ACP--UDP-N-acetylglucosamine O-acyltransferase, whose amino-acid sequence is MDIHPTAIVHPRATIAPGVKIGAYSLIGENVRIGKDTVIDSHVVVEGWTEVGERCHLFPFVSIGTAPQHMRYRGEPTRVTIGNENVIREFVTIHRATVEGGGNTTLGHGNFIMAYSHIAHDCKVGNQVIMANASTLAGHIDVEDFAIVGGLVAIHQFVRVGCYAIIGGASGVPKDIPPYMCAAGNRAKLFGLNTVGLKRHRFSEATLFALKQAYRILFRSHLILNKAIEKVETDVPRLPEITHLLDFLKSSKRGVCR
- the lpxI gene encoding UDP-2,3-diacylglucosamine diphosphatase LpxI (LpxI, functionally equivalent to LpxH, replaces it in LPS biosynthesis in a minority of bacteria.); translated protein: MKPTIGLIAGNGKLPILLAKSMRAAGHRVVAIGHLGETQKKLRYHVDTLHWVPIGALGKIIDLLLQEGAQSAIFAGGISKRHFFSRAQPDLRAIKILGQLPDKKDDAILRAVTKEIESEGIKVESPIAFLQESMAPRGCWTDRKPTEREKRDIEFGWRIAKKVGRLDLGQSIVVKDQMVLAVEAIEGTDEAIRRGGKLGKGDVVVIKVVKPQQDLRLDLPVIGLATIGTLKKAGATALAVDAQKTIVIDIEKVIREANKNHFCLIGI
- the lpxD gene encoding UDP-3-O-(3-hydroxymyristoyl)glucosamine N-acyltransferase, coding for MKKATLEELATLVGGTVEGDGTLEITGMASLEEAKEGEISFLAELKSIPRLEKTRASAVIVPSSLPSFPKPLIRTPNPYLAYAKIQAFFSFQTPFPKGIDPRSHIGRDVKIGRDVSIYPFVSIGNGSQIDDRVVLYPGVYLGESVRVGEGTALYPNVVVMDRCIIGKRVIVHAGTIIGSDGFGFARDGFRYVKIPQVGIVQVDDEVEIGANCAVDRAAMGKTWIKRGVKTDNLIQIGHNVTVGEDTIIVAQVGIAGSTKIGNRVALGGQVGVVGHITIGDGVMVGGQSGVAQDVAPGQVISGTLAFPHREWLRAQAVFQKLPEMKRALAALEKKIKTLEEKIGKE
- a CDS encoding Gfo/Idh/MocA family oxidoreductase, which translates into the protein MVGIGYLGKFHVEKYAQIPGVEIAGLVDLNLERAKVWAEKVSAPAFDDHRRLLGRVDAVSVVVPTDQHYRVAKDFLQNGSDVLLEKPISSTLGEAEDLIATAQKHGRLLQVGHLERFNPAILAARERIRTPLFIESHRLTPFRDRGTEVDVVLDLMIHDLDIIHSFVHAPVEQIHAVGVPVLTDKVDIASVRVQFASGCVANITASRISLEDQRRIRFFQPDT